One Monomorium pharaonis isolate MP-MQ-018 chromosome 4, ASM1337386v2, whole genome shotgun sequence DNA segment encodes these proteins:
- the LOC105833139 gene encoding RING finger and SPRY domain-containing protein 1, with amino-acid sequence MGNCLCKDTPELYDIEPYGSNNHAEAQNTRIPEPSTDSCSDSASPSFKFPTLSHIDKLVLETLGSLDTLVDNDHEPPPAMLKLNAIADKEEGWIQVVNSMVNVIPMNNPLGPSVIILLLDDCPLPSKDSVQKLSNIFQLPQIRGQMQVTTTRQRNICVVLGCIAEKLAGPSSIAILSEATLDYLVSNLRKDVEPYVMLYSLIALEKFAQTSENKVTIKKRLMAEKQNPLLELEKWATETHYVRRQVGFCAQWCLDNLFLMEDRKYSHDSVDVTGINVMLNTKDVSEYLKISPNGLEARCDAYSFESVRCTFQVDSGIWYYETLIITTGVMQIGWATKDSTFLNHEGYGIGDDEFSLAYDGCRRLIWYNARSEKFHDRPCWKSGDILGCLLDLNKLEIIFSINGIPLKPCIQVFKTVRSGFFAAASFMSFQQCLFNFGHVPFQYPPTDREFQKFNDYATLKPEDKIILPRHIYLDQLRRLSVREDSCTICYDQRASVRLLPCDHRGFCQRCSKQLIECPMCRATIEEVASDNI; translated from the exons ATGGGCAATTGTTTGTGTAAAGATACTCCAGAGTTATATGACATTGAGCCATATGGCAGTAACAATCATGCAGAAGCTCAAAATACCAGAATACCAGAACCAAGTACAGATTCATGCAGTGATTCGGCATCTCCTTCTTTTAAGTTTCCTACATTGTCACACATTGACAAACTCGTATTGGAGACACTTGGAAGTCTTGATACTCTGGTAGACAA TGATCATGAGCCACCACCAGCAATGCTAAAATTGAATGCCATTGCGGACAAAGAAGAAGGTTGGATACAAGTAGTTAATTCTATGGTTAATGTTATTCCAATGAACAATCCATTGGGTCCTTcggttataatattattactagaTGATTGCCCTTTACCTTCAAAG GATTCTGTGCAAAAATTATCAAACATATTTCAATTGCCTCAAATACGTGGGCAAATGCAAGTTACAACTACACGGCAACGTAATATATGCGTAGTACTTGGCTGCATTGCAGAGAAACTTGCTGGTCCTAGTAGTATTGCGATATTATCTGAGGCTACTTTAGATTATCTAGTTTCAAATCTa cgaaAAGATGTCGAGCCTTATGTAatgttatattctttgatagcACTAGAGAAGTTTGCACAGACAA gTGAAAATAAGGTAACTATTAAGAAACGTCTTATGGCGGAAAAACAAAATCCATTATTGGAATTGGAGAAATGGGCTACGGAAACTCATTATGTACGTCGACAAGTTGGTTTCTGTGCACAGTGGTGTTTAGATAATTTAT tcttGATGGAAGATAGGAAATATTCTCACGATTCCGTTGATGTAACGGGTATTAATGTAATGTTAAATACGAAAGATGTAAGCGAGTACCTGAAAATATCACCTAATGGTTTGGAG GCACGATGTGATGCGTATTCTTTTGAAAGTGTACGATGTACATTTCAAGTAGATTCAGGAATATGGTATTATGAAACCTTGATAATAACTACAGGCGTTATGCAAATTGGATGGGCTACAAAGGATAGCACGTTTCTAAATCAT GAGGGATATGGCATAGGAGATGATGAATTTTCTTTGGCCTACGATGGTTGTCGCAGACTGATTTGGTATAATGCACgaagtgaaaaatttcacGACAGACCATGCTGGAAATCTGGTGATATCTTAGGTTGCTTATTGGATTtgaataaattagaaataatattttctatcaatGGTATACCACTGAAACCATGCattcaagtatttaaaacAGTAAG atctggATTCTTTGCGGCAGCTAGTTTTATGTCATTCCAGCAATGCCTATTTAATTTTGGACATGTACCTTTTCAATACCCACCTACTGATCgagaatttcaaaaatttaatgactATGCTACATTGAAACCAGAAGACAAAATCATACTTCCCAGGCACATATATTTAGATCAATTACGAAGGCTTAGTGTTAGGGAAGATTCTTGTACAATATGTTACGATCAGAGGGCATCAGTAAGGTTACTGCCATGCGACCATag aggATTCTGCCAAAGGTGTTCAAAACAGCTAATTGAATGCCCAATGTGTAGAGCTACTATTGAAGAAGTAGCTTCAGATAACATATGA
- the LOC118645149 gene encoding E3 ubiquitin-protein ligase MYCBP2-like, translating to MVSGDNERLLPEPESYAKCFYDLFKNVAEAQRNKGEWRKCKKNKIIRKRDKKKIELNGELNYNKPPEIETSCNASAFAVFTSARSAILEKHAKLSSEIYRASNCTSPPPDLSDTIDTESDDEDRISTIQNLPKIVGIGLRSVFTLMRESRTIDPVLCTKALSALLDVLQGQLPEGLKSEPDDVIDPLFDLLLDLATSHGPESAAANDGSHLTAVACACLLSLVVVRGDTGRLLAAIAALLMSPRALAIQNIQMPCVLTSLQRSVHAVLLGKLVRPDWITYGVPKCSKIYTSMLKLPNEIINMVLNERSFVSDGKYLYLHTSRGLLKIGSGHGGTIWGHIYIHKADFYPTEIGWLGYANNSLYFKCAPRKQSELLIIDAETLIVTGIAVLEGKDWSSSVMFSDGENLGMITAGKDEGFVVRTINTLSNPVTVASELPLKLARKCVDIFGYAIFDEEQATHTLNPGCDDEIAMVTAGKEFGLLKTLSGKLLYSGKGSCLGMKTNTRPNRWLELTFGKGPRITHFAAGHDGQHVVIVMEDGSVLFAGTARRGEDGDSNKVRRQPKPVKPKKMAKVEGQFIVDAACNNGSTALVTKDGSLLMFGKDTLHSDPVTGLVTDLKDVSIVRVSLGKAHAAALTNKGHLYTFGINNKGQCGRDSTTVHTVNKEVTVVAMEMGTGEDELIIAEEESVDPVEDWEETRGMCPPGQHQWRHRVCMVCTICRECTGYSISCLSSIRPDRNPGQECGCGEGDSGCAECGCCRTCARKSCSNGISGSNFREYLQRRLGEIKQRQRSKAGPSTVKYGVKMKGSNNQRVAGPSVIQKGFPEKVALGLGVNLTALEEGVGGSDVERGDAARIASIPPARVPIPSESSVIQVSCGLHHTVLLLQNGEVYTFGSNIYGQLGVGDLVAHAGPIQVKLPTIATQVAAGSNHTVILTSKGEVYTFGAYQKGQLGMNWWNGQNESTNATSQINRRTDRSQPWHSFPNVVPNIGPRWGRRATWIGAAGDQTYVKIDEINSISLTRSTVMANKNCIILIPHQNEHANSFKSLVISKRDGTCNSYSGVDQVDFNNCTACLDPLYNVIWTFNSINNEISLYNIISTEVRTIPGLEASILNPGLALPVVSTCFVTRSQAAMHLLACLDTLTQAQDENLSIVEESECNQSMHGKVYSREDYVTVSRFESHGGGWGYSAHSIEAIRFMPDTDIILGGYGLFGGRGEYTAKIKLFDIGIDGGDQENDGELLAETEEIPYECGPRQKYSILFDEPISLQANRWYVAWAKVGGPSSDCGSGGQGMVTAEDQVMFYFKSSKRSNNGTDVNAGQIPQLLYRVVTPENQTSNRQRDQVEPVYVLKREFSRTVTKECFQSLISLLQWSWNTLKATLADVAVHIASSTHTMLEMERLVYISKASLRLLRTYTNEIYPNHVNKKTPPESVRLAECIGEVRALLRQILSDSLPITLKSKGKTRSNKSSSSTLGNKMTNSILDECHKTFVACYHAFYPTAYLKWTSLCELLSDIDKEQGTTTKDRLLSAVLASLCHSAIRLRCTFPILSNIMDNSDSVKRQLSPSDNAGLLMMNSTESHQYPILVEQISYKSQVESSGKEVLNWSFREVLDRLLDLILIPVKKNLCREKTQSLPELVLHCCYLLARVIAELAAQSSGNEDELQAACGRLMYTTPSRFTRTNQSRSWNTGNGSPDAICFSVDRPGILIAGVGIYGGAGVYDYELELLDDQNNTGNDPSHTQRWSSLDFTRGSFGPDDCTNDTVELKFDKPVLIKENVKYAIRLRNRGGRTSNGDGGLSVVKGADGTTFTFTACSLSFNGTTQTRGQIPHILYYSNPQDSDGQHTNKAMAEVQARKCTLAMTATIIQRSNEIFSLARERAEEVIANEVLGNATFVTTLLPLVMAHISPLATSDPRSSVQILTLIQEMLPHVAALNLLSTMGTSQISQDSETQSHFAPPITTSNHYTWLESDHPYKPATVSSYKVTFPETVKWLTVEFTSECGTSQPEDYLQLYIPNIIPNSSAGTISNITGEDVPLYWPVLHKLSNVQSQWPQNAVVLPGNEVIFSLETASDYMKNESSITYGFKCLVIGYDWITSGHGLKNLEIELSFLGGACAASLMKKNLSLPPVSSEEVEEDLESMQETAKRIFSVHSVLLGRGFALASPPTVSQALDGVLPYR from the exons ATGGTGTCCGGGGACAACGAGAGGCTGCTGCCTGAACCCGAGAGCTACGCCAAGTGTTTTTACGATCTCTTCAAGAACGTCGCCGAGGCGCAGAG GAATAAGGGAGAATggagaaaatgtaaaaagaataaaattatccgCAAGCGAGATAAGAAAAAg aTTGAGTTAAATGgagaattaaattacaataagcCACCGGAAATAGAAACATCCTGTAATGCCTCAGCATTTGCTGTATTTACTAGCGCAAGAAGTgctattttagaaaaacatgCAAAATTGTCGAGCGAGATTTATAGAGCATCAAATTGTACTTCTCCACCACCAGACCTTAGTGATACTATAGATACCGAAAGTGATGATGAAGATAGAATATcaactatacaaaatttacCAAAG attgtaGGTATTGGTTTAAGAAGTGTTTTTACATTGATGCGAGAGAGCAGAACAATCGATCCAGTCTTGTGTACAAAAGCACTCTCGGCATTACTGGATGTTTTACAAGGACAACTACCAGAAGGCCTCAAATCTGAACCAGATGACGTTATTG atccACTATTTGATCTGTTACTGGATCTTGCAACGTCTCATGGTCCTGAATCAGCCGCTGCTAATGATGGCAGTCACTTGACAGCTGTTGCTTGTGCTTGTTTATTGAGTCTTGTTGTAGTCAGAGGAGATACTGGGCGACTTTTGGCAGCAATAGCAGCTTTGCTTATGTCTCCTAGAGCATTAGCGATACAAAATATTCAG atgccATGTGTGTTAACGTCTCTGCAAAGAAGTGTTCACGCCGTTTTGTTGGGCAAACTCGTGAGACCAGATTGGATTACATATGGCGTTCCTAAGTGTTCCAAGATATATACCTCTATGCTTAAGTTACCAAATGAGATTATCAATATGGTATTGAATGAACGTAGTTTTGTGAGTGatggaaaatatttgtatCTACATACATCACGTGGTTTATTGAAAATTGGAAGTGGCCACGGTGGTACAATATGGggtcatatatacatacataaagcAGATTTTTATCCGACAGAAATAGGATGGCTTGGTTACGCTAAT aattcattatattttaaatgtgcaCCAAGAAAACAAAgtgagttattaattattgatgcAGAAACGCTTATAGTAACTGGAATTGCTGTGCTGGAAGGAAAAGATTGGTCATCCTCTGTAATGTTCTCCGATGGTGAAAATTTAGGAATGATAACAGCTGGCAAAGAT gAAGGTTTCGTGGTACGTACAATAAATACGCTGAGTAATCCTGTGACAGTCGCTTCTGAATTACCTCTGAAATTGGCAAGAAAATGCGTTGATATATTTGGATATGCTATATTTGATGAAGAACAAGCAACACACACTTTGAATCCAGGATGCGATGATGAAATTGCAATGGTTACAGCAGGAAAGGAATTTGGCTTACTTAAAACATTATCTGGAAAA ttattatatagCGGAAAAGGAAGTTGCCTAGGCATGAAGACCAATACAAGGCCTAATAGGTGGTTGGAACTTACCTTTGGTAAAGGTCCAAGAATTACACATTTTGCAGCAGGTCATGATGGTCAACATGTCGTTATAGTCATGGAGGATGGTTCTGTGCTGTTTGCGGGTACTGCTAGACGTGGAGAAGATGGAGACAGTA ataaagttCGTAGACAACCAAAACCAGTAAAACCAAAGAAAATGGCAAAAGTGGAAGGTCAGTTTATTGTGGACGCTGCTTGTAATAACGGATCTACTGCTTTAGTTACGAAAGATGGCTCTCTACTAATGTTTGGTAAAGATACACTACACAGCGATCCAGTGACAGGCTTAGTTACCGATTTAAAGGACGTATCTATAGTTCGTGTATCGTTAGGAAAAGCTCATGCTGCTGCATTAACTAACAAAGGACATCTATATACGTTTGGTATTAATAATAAGGGACAGTGTGGCCGTGATTCTACAACAGTGCATACAGTGAATAAAGAAGTGACAGTAGTTGCGATGGAAATGGGTACAGGGGAAGATGAATTGATAATAGCCGAAGAAGAAAGTGTCGATCCTGTGGAAGATTGGGAGGAAACGAGAGGGATGTGTCCTCCTGGGCAACATCAGTGGAGACATCGTGTTTGTATGGTCTGCACGATTTGTAGAGAATGTACCGGTTATAGTATATCATGTCTGAGTAGTATACGTCCCGATCGGAATCCTGGTCAAGAATGCGGATGTGGCGAAGGAGACAGTGGATGTGCGGAATGTGGATGCTGTCGAACTTGCGCAAGGAAGAGCTGCAGCAACGGCATATCGGGTTCCAACTTCCGAGAATATCTGCAGAGACGATTGGGTGAGATAAAACAACGGCAAAGAAGTAAAGCAGGACCGAGTACTGTCAAGTATGGAGTAAAAATGAAAGGATCGAATAATCAGCGCGTAGCCGGTCCCAGTGTCATACAAAAGGGATTTCCAGAAAAAGTAGCATTGGGATTGGGAGTTAATCTCACGGCTCTCGAGGAAGGCGTCGGCGGTAGTGATGTGGAACGAGGCGATGCTGCAAGAATTGCTAGCATACCACCGGCTAGAGTTCCTATTCCTAGCGAAAGTTCTGTGATTCAAGTGTCCTGTGGTTTGCATCATACGGTGTTACTTCTGCAAAATGGAGAAGTATATACGTTTGGTAGTAACATATATGGTCAGTTGGGCGTTGGCGATTTGGTGGCACATGCAGGACCGATTCAAGTTAAATTACCAACTATTGCCACTCAAGTGGCTGCTGGGAGCAATCATACCGTTATACTTACATCAAAAGGTGAAGTTTACACGTTTGGTGCATACCAAAAAGGACAGCTCGGCATGAATTGGTGGAATGGTCAAAATGAGTCTACGAATGCTACCTCTCAGATAAATCGTCGTACCGATCGCTCTCAGCCGTGGCATAGTTTTCCGAATGTAGTGCCGAATATTGGTCCTCGATGGGGTAGACGAGCAACGTGGATTGGTGCTGCTGGCGATCAAACTTATGTTAAAATAGACGAGATAAATTCGATTAGTTTGACAAGGAGTACTGTTatggcaaataaaaattgtattatcttGATACCTCATCAGAATGAGCATGCAAATTCTTTCAAGAGTCTGGTAATAAGCAAACGCGATGGAACGTGCAACAGTTACAGCGGTGTGGATCaagttgattttaataattgcacaGCATGCTTGGATCCTTTATACAACGTTATTTGGACCTTCAATTCAATAAATAACGAGATTagtttatataacataatatcaaCGGAAGTTAGGACAATACCTGGTTTGGAGGCTTCCATACTCAATCCAGGTTTGGCGCTTCCAGTTGTTTCGACTTGTTTTGTAACGCGTTCTCAAGCCGCAATGCATTTATTAGCTTGTTTGGATACATTAACTCAAGCTCAAGATGAAAATTTATCGATAGTTGAAGAAAGCGAATGTAATCAATCGATGCATGGCAAAGTTTATAGCCGCGAAGATTACGTCACCGTTAGCAGATTTGAAAGTCATGGAGGAGGATGGGGTTATTCCGCTCATTCGATTGAAGCAATTCGATTTATGCCTGACACGGACATTATATTGGGAGGCTACGGTTTGTTTGGCGGTCGAGGTGAATATACTGCAAAAATCAAACTGTTTGATATCGGAATTGATGGTGGCGATCAAGAGAACGATGGCGAGCTTCTTGCAGAGACAGAAGAGATTCCGTATGAATGTGGTCCAAGACAGAAATATTCGATATTATTTGACGAACCTATATCTTTGCAAGCAAACAGGTGGTACGTGGCATGGGCTAAAGTCGGTGGACCTTCCAGCGATTGCGGTTCTGGTGGACAAGGTATGGTTACAGCGGAAGATCAagttatgttttatttcaagtCTTCTAAAAGATCTAACAACGGCACCGACGTTAACGCCGGACAGATTCCACAATTACTGTATCGCGTTGTGACACCTGAAAATCAGACATCAAACAGGCAGAGAGACCAAGTTGAACCTGTCTACGTTTTGAAGAGAGAATTCAGTAGGACCGTTACAAAGGAATGCTTCCAATCCTTGATATCTCTCCTTCAGTGGAGTTGGAACACATTGAAAGCGACATTGGCCGATGTGGCAGTTCATATTGCATCATCGACTCACACTATGCTCGAAATGGAACGATTAGTGTACATAAGTAAAGCCAGCTTAAGACTGCTTAGAACATATACTAATGAAATTTATCCCAACCACGTCAATAAAAAAACCCCTCCAGAGTCAGTGCGTTTGGCGGAATGCATAGGCGAAGTGCGAGCATTATTACGCCAAATTTTGTCGGATTCTTTACCGATTACTTTGAAAAGTAAAGGAAAGACACGATCTAACAAAAGTTCTAGTAGCACTTTGGGAAATAAGATGACAAACAGCATACTGGACGAATGTCACAAAACGTTTGTAGCTTGTTACCACGCGTTTTATCCTACTGCATATCTTAAGTGGACTTCCCTATGCGAGTTGTTATCAGATATCGATAAAGAACAAGGTACAACTACAAAAGATCGTCTCCTTTCGGCTGTGTTAGCTTCTTTGTGCCATTCGGCGATACGACTTAGATGTACGTTTCCAATTCTGAGCAACATTATGGATAACAGCGACAGCGTGAAGCGGCAACTCAGCCCATCTGACAATGCCGGTCTGCTTATGATGAATTCGACAGAAAGTCATCAGTATCCAATTTTAGTTGAGCAAATTAGTTACAAATCTCAAGTAGAGAGCTCCGGTAAGGAGGTCTTGAATTGGTCGTTCCGTGAAGTACTCGATAGACTGTTGGATCTGATACTGATaccagtaaaaaaaaatctttgtagagaaaaaactcAGTCTTTACCAGAATTGGTTCTTCATTGCTGTTATTTATTAGCGCGAGTTATCGCTGAATTGGCGGCACAATCGAGCGGAAATGAGGACGAACTGCAAGCAGCTTGTGGCAGACTCATGTATACGACGCCTTCAAGATTTACAAGAACAAATCAGTCAAGATCGTGGAATACCGGTAATGGTTCTCCAGATGCTATTTGCTTTTCCGTCGATAGACCAGGCATTCTTATAGCCGGTGTTGGTATCTATGGAGGAGCAGGAGTATATGATTATGAATTGGAATTATTAGATGAt cAAAATAACACTGGTAATGATCCATCACACACTCAGCGTTGGAGTAGCTTAGATTTTACAAGAGGATCCTTCGGACCGGATGACTGTACTAATGATACAGtagaattgaaatttgacaAACCAGTGCTTATAAAAGAGAATGTTAAATATGCTATTAGATTACGAAATCGCGGAGGACGAACTAGTAACGGTGACGGCGGCCTAAGCGTTGTCAAGGGAGCCGATGGCACAACGTTTACCTTTACGGCTTGTTCTCTAAGTTTTAACg GCACAACACAAACGAGAGGTCAAATAccgcatattttatattattcaaatccGCAAGATTCCGACGGACAACACACGAATAAAGCCATGGCGGAAGTACAAGCGAGAAAATGTACTCTCGCCATGACCGCAACGATCATTCAACGGTcgaatgaaattttttctctagCAAGAGAAAGAGCAGAAGAAGTAATAGCTAATGAAGTTCTTGGTAATGCGACTTTTGTAACGACTCTCTTGCCACTAGTAATGGCACACATTAGTCCCTTAGCTACATCAGATCCTAGA AGCAGCGTACAAATTCTTACTTTAATACAAGAGATGCTGCCCCATGTTGCAGCTTTAAATTTACTGTCCACGATGGGAACTTCTCAAATATCCCAAGATAGTGAAACTCAATCACACTTTGCTCCTCCAATTACCACTAGTAATCATTATACTTGGCTAGAAAGCGACCATCCTTATAAACCGGCGACAGTATCATCTTACAAAGTCACTTTTCCGGAAACAGTAAAGTGGTTAACTGTCGAATTTACTTCAGAATGTGGAACTTCACAACCGGAAGATTATCTACAGCTTTATATACCAAATATAATTCCCAATTCCTCCGCAGG gacaatttcaaatattacgGGCGAAGATGTTCCTCTGTATTGGCCAGTATTACATAAGTTAAGTAATGTTCAAAGTCAGTGGCCACAAAATGCTGTCGTGTTGCCAG GAAATGAAGTAATATTTTCCTTGGAAACTGCATCTGATTATATGAAGAATGAAAGTTCAATCACATATGGCTTTAAATGTTTAGTTATTGGTTACGATTGGATAACATCCGGCcatggtttaaaaaatttagaaattgaaTTGTCCTTCCTTGGAGGAGCATGCGCTGCTAGTCTCATGAAGAAGAATTTATCATTGCCTCCAGTATCCT CGGAGGAGGTTGAAGAGGACTTGGAGTCGATGCAGGAAACAGCAAAGAGGATTTTCTCTGTACATTCGGTATTACTAGGACGAGGATTTGCACTCGCGTCGCCACCTACAGTTTCACAGGCTCTCGACGGTGTACTTCCATACAG
- the LOC105833140 gene encoding uncharacterized protein LOC105833140 has protein sequence MAEGERGGEEGASERRKMGATRYVLGSAILGLFWSSLFKGVLTNSTSRCDYPPCSCDHYGRLTCDCKEEGEELILTTEGDRQLSPHTSRIVVSNCSSVILANSSLVSMTMLRSVDLVNVANLTLVRQSFELSPHSTRTRISVRNSSIDVMPSFVFRGDVEAITFENVRIGQLSAFSFANLIHTDNLRLENCRVETTEAQAFKKFEVGYLHVIGGTFGDQMPSRTMNDIEVYHKFMLDGVKMGVVRSNAFIVRSPRTVAIQNCVIDNLESEAFDVTAQGAVIIKNNTFGSISVGAFLGIRADHESRSPPSSSSMTHDLMFKNNSVSSFEEGSLMFDRTSFRPELDNILISQQCDCQMLPVWKNYVLNYTNVYSRFYARENSLVPPQSQPQEPISETPETFLCLDGGTNGTPISFVDYETRHCSLGGSMLVFILIIVGAILALIVCVCLIVWCCRRRRRNNRKKWISVPTNAPDVVSKKNGVIGREAATSGAPVDSRITMVVPDGRLYRETEFHVIVEKAEPLTTEL, from the exons ATGgcagaaggagagagaggaggggaagAAGGAGCGAGCGAGAGGCGCAAAATGGGAGCAACGAGATATGTGTTAGGCAGCGCGATCTTAGGACTTTTTTGGAGCAGCTTATTCAAGGGCGTCCTGACCAACTCCACCAGCAGGTGCGACTATCCGCCCTGCTCCTGCGACCACTACGGCAGATTGACCTGCGACTGCAAGGAGGAGGGCGAG GAATTAATCTTAACCACGGAGGGGGATAGACAGCTGAGTCCGCATACCAGCAGGATAGTGGTGAGCAACTGCTCATCCGTGATTCTCGCGAACTCGAGCCTGGTCTCGATGACCATGTTACGATCGGTGGACCTGGTTAACGTGGCGAATCTGACTCTGGTCAGGCAGAGCTTCGAACTGTCGCCCCACAGCACGCGCACGCGGATCTCCGTGCGGAACAGTAGCATCGACGTAATGCCAAGTTTCGTCTTTCGCGGCGACGTCGAGGCGATCACGTTCGAGAACGTACGGATCGGCCAGCTGAGTGCCTTCTCGTTCGCCAATTTGATTCACACGGACAACCTACGACTGGAGAACTGCCGCGTCGAGACGACGGAGGCACAGGCCTTTAAGAAGTTCGAGGTCGGCTACCTGCACGTGATAGGCGGCACATTCGGCGATCAGATGCCGAGTCGCACCATGAACGATATCGAGGTTTATCACAAGTTCATGTTGGACGGCGTGAAAATGGGCGTCGTGAGGAGCAACGCCTTCATCGTGAGGAGCCCGCGCACGGTGGCGATACAGAACTGCGTGATCGACAACCTCGAGAGCGAGGCTTTCGACGTGACCGCGCAGGGCGCCGTTATCATCAAGAACAATACTTTCGGCAGCATCAGCGTGGGCGCGTTTCTCGGTATTCGGGCGGATCATGAATCCAGGTCGCCACCGTCATCGTCGTCCATGACGCACGACCTCATGTTCAAGAACAACAGCGTCAGCAGCTTCGAGGAGGGCTCGCTGATGTTCGACCGCACGAGCTTCCGACCAGAGCTCGACAATATCCTCATCTCCCAACAATGCGACTGCCAGATGTTACCCGTATGGAAGAACTACGTACTCAACTACACGAATGTTTATTCGCGATTTTACGCGAGGGAAAACTCGTTAGTGCCGCCCCAATCGCAACCCCAGGAACCCATCAGCGAGACCCCGGAAACCTTCCTGTGTCTGGACGGCGGAACGAACGGCACGCCGATCAGCTTCGTCGACTACGAGACGCGTCACTGCTCGCTCGGTGGCTCCATGCTCGTCTTCATATTAATCATCGTGGGTGCTATCCTCGCTCTGATAGTGTGCGTGTGTTTGATCGTCTGGTGCTGTCGAAGGCGCCGGCgaaacaatagaaaaaaatggatCAGTGTGCCGACCAATGCACCTGACGTAGTCTCGAAGAAGAACGGCGTAATCGGGAGAGAAGCCGCGACGTCCGGCGCACCGGTCGACAGCAGGATAACAATGGTGGTACCGGACGGCAGACTGTACCGAGAGACGGAGTTCCATGTGATCGTCGAGAAGGCCGAGCCGCTCACGACCGAATTGTAA